The Prionailurus bengalensis isolate Pbe53 chromosome E2, Fcat_Pben_1.1_paternal_pri, whole genome shotgun sequence region gctccatgcttacagcAGAGCGCCCggtgtggggttcgaacccacgaaccatgagatcatgacctgagccaaagtcagacccttaaaccgactgagccacccaggcgccttgagGCCCCACCCTTCTCACTGTACAGGGTTGAGTTCTGCCACAGCCCTGGGGTTTTGAGTTTGCAGCCCCTGCTCGTAGGACCCAAAGCTTCCGAATGTGGAAAGGCCTCCTGGCACCAGTCGTCAACTTTACTATCATCCTTGGTACACAGATGGAGCTTCTTGGCCTTCATGGCTCTTCTCTCTTGAGTGGACATCGTCGCCCACAACACAGGCCCCAACACAGACGTCTGAGCTCTTTGTGGTTGTAGTTTTACGTTCTTCTCTGACTTTGCTCTCCATTGAATTCCCCCACTTCCCTGTTGGCTGTCCGGCTCTGTCTCGGTAGGCCCTCTTTTTCACCCCTTCCCCAGTGTTCTTGGAACCCCCAGCACTCCAGGGCTCTGAGTGAGGCAGCTTCGGTGAGTGTCCAGGGCAGAGGAAAGGACAGTGTCCAGAGCAGAGGCCCTGCTGCCCTTCCTGGCCAGCCCATGGGGCTTGAGGCGCAACATTGGCTGCTTTCTACTCTGGcttcagtgtctctctctgtttttgtgtgttttgatcGCACTCAGGGTACCAGCTCGCCCAGCCTGATGACACCTGCAGGCTGGAGACAGAAGAGCTTCGGTTGGTTGAAGCTGAACCGCCGGAAGGCAGCTTCTCAGGTGAGGGCCGAGAACCGTGGTGAGGCTGGGGTAGAGGGGCACCTTTCCAAGGCTGGTGGAAGCTCTCCACAGCTCCTCAACTTTGACCTCGCTCTTCTCCCACCACCTGTCCTGTGCCttggccgccccccaccccagtgtcaGAGCAGGAGGCAGGAATCCAGCTGTTCTAACAATCTTTCACTGTGTCACAAACAGCCCCCAAACTCAGTCTCCTAAACAGCAGTAGTGTTGGTGGTTATGATCCTGTGGATTGACTGGGATGGGATGGGCGTCTGTTATGCTCCCTTTGCTGGTTGCTGGGCCGCATACATAGCCACAGTCATCAGGAAGCTTGGCTGGGCTGGAATGTCCCTGGCGGTCTCACTCACACCAGCGGCGGTTAGTGCTGGCTCTTGCCAGGCAGCTCAGCTGAGGCTGTCAACCTGCGTTCTCCATGTTGCCCCTCCAAGTAGTTAGTTTGCGCTTCCTCATGGCATGGCATTTGAGTTCTGGAGCATTCCAGGAGGGGACGCACCATTGTGCaggtgctttttaaatttttgcttctGTCATGCATGCTTAATGTCCTGTAGACCATAGTAGGTCATGTGGCCAAGCCAATGTGCATGGTTTGTATGtctgtgcatgtgggggagggggtactCCCCAAGGGCCCAAATCCCAGGAGACCGGCTTCATTGGGGGCTGCCATTGTAACACGTTAGTTACCACATAGGGGATTATTTGGCCCTTCCTGGTGAGGGATGCAGGCTCCCTCCAGCTCATGGCTGCGTTGCCAGTGTCTGCTCTCGTGCGGTTTGGGATGGCTGCTGTGGCTCCCACATCCACAGCTGCAGGAAGGAGGAAGCCCCTCCACAAACCTTACACTTGTGCATCCATCCCATTGACCATAGCTTGCTCACGTGGCCACTTTGGCTGCAAGACAGGCCAGGAGTGCCAGCAGGTGGGCAGTCGTGAGCTCAGGGAGTGCCAGAAAAGGGAAAGCACATGGGGACACACGGCAGTCTTCTGAGTGATTTTGTTTCAACCCATTGCCCCTGGGTTTGTGGAGGGTATTGACTGATGGTGTGCATGCAAAGCCCTCTCACATCCTCACCCGCTTCCCCCTTGCTCCGGCTTTCCATCCTGTCCATCTTCATAGCCCCCAGCCCACGCCTTTTGTTAGGTTTCCTGCTcacatggcagcttgcttctcTGAGCCCTGGGAGGTGGGACTGCTCACACCGTGACCTTGTTTTAGGGGATAGGAGGTGGCAGGAAAGTAAAGAGAGCATGTGCGAAACGCTGATGGAGAGGATCACAAGGGAAATTCTCGTTTGCCCCTTGACGGGTGCTGCTCCGGAGGAGGAAGAGCAGCCGCAGAAGGTTCTGGAACCTCAGGAGAGGGAACCAAgccctgtccccagagcccagaggCAGTCAGTCATCCGGGAGCCAGCCCAGGACAGGGGCACAGCAGGGGAGAGCCCTACTGTGCCTGTAGCTCCAGCTGCCCCACGCCAAGGCCTTGGAAGAAAAAGGCCCCACTCGAAGGATGTGGGCGGGCAGGGCCCTGAGCCTGTCTCCAGCATGAGCCACCCCCAGCAGCGCCATGTGAAGGAGCCCGCTGCATCTGGCCTCGGCGCAGGGTCCCTGGGCGCGAGTTGCTCTGCTGCCGATGAGCCTGGGCTGTCCCGAGGGAAGCCCTACGCGTGCAGCGAGTGTGGGGAGACCTTTGCGTGGATCTCACATTTCATTGACCATCTCCGAAGCCACAGCGGCAGGAAGCTGTACGCGTGCCAGGGCTGCTGGAAGACCTTCCACTTCAGCCTGGCCCTGGCCGAGCATCAGAAGACCCATGAGAAGGAGAAAGGCTACGCGCTGGGGTGGGCCCTGGGACCCCACCCTGCTGCGTGTGGTGCCCACGCTGGCGGGAGGCTCCGTGGGCTCCCGGGGTGTGTGGCAGGTGACATTTTCCCTGTGCAGCCTGAGGCTCAGCGATGAGCTGCTTTGCTGTAGGGTCCCTAGAGGCCAGCCTTGCCTCCCAGGTTTGTGTCCCTAGAGACAGCCTTGCCTGCCCAGGTTTATGTCCCTAGAGGGCAATCTTGCCTGCCAGATTTCCCTAGCGATGTATCCGCTGCTTTGAAACCCTTGCGTGGCTTCCTGCAGTATCTGTGTGGATGTAAGTCTGTCTGTTCTCTAAATGAGCTAATGTGGCTAAAGCACTT contains the following coding sequences:
- the ZSCAN18 gene encoding zinc finger and SCAN domain-containing protein 18 → MLPLEKAFANPRSSPAPPELPMLGSAAEDQQEDSRSGLGEVPANLESSRLHFRNFIYQEAAGPHQALDQLYELCRQWLRPEAHSKEQMLELLVLEQFLSALPDKVRSSVVAQHPENCQKAASLVKDLADALEEPDGSVKTGEDVEPSEPQAAPNISCPAPDPVLLEQGCAGDKKPEQPKPAKAEPKKLTFPEMPLYLGEWGHLDPAEENLKTFRKLLLWGYQLAQPDDTCRLETEELRLVEAEPPEGSFSGDRRWQESKESMCETLMERITREILVCPLTGAAPEEEEQPQKVLEPQEREPSPVPRAQRQSVIREPAQDRGTAGESPTVPVAPAAPRQGLGRKRPHSKDVGGQGPEPVSSMSHPQQRHVKEPAASGLGAGSLGASCSAADEPGLSRGKPYACSECGETFAWISHFIDHLRSHSGRKLYACQGCWKTFHFSLALAEHQKTHEKEKGYALGWALGPHPAACGAHAGGRLRGLPGCVAGDIFPVQPEAQR